A window of Lepidochelys kempii isolate rLepKem1 chromosome 1, rLepKem1.hap2, whole genome shotgun sequence contains these coding sequences:
- the EXPH5 gene encoding exophilin-5 isoform X1, giving the protein MAGAPRELDLTFLSEQEARQIFQVLERDAELKRAERDRISKLQKKKQDVTGLQGVTGEWFEEIQRKKFLNETDVNRMLKRPLAHWLRKTSRNDSKEFKMSSPQNPQAQKNVSPSILGFRTPFASLFSFKKSRKHSLKHQTRQQPRYDSFALGAHTSSKLEEMAQAEICNSSLPAELPGNLFDATQAEMMEDSAPIWNEQLEKEFFRVLGDLDDQLAQEQAQDSVNRKRLVDSGPRAQYLFPSTSRQTAIRGRHRNNCSETPSTFFSDATRTIRAKEDHKIFYRPRKFYDTYMNRRHSASKEDYMHKDSLDSSYPVLSRRLSSVSFGESSEGSLHLPSIRQGSGFGHNSYIGKSTVGRSYSVCSLQRYPSSASPDPFSTTSLQNLLATENNSGFVQRNNRQTPKRIPLSSIVWNKPYTSGHTSNQDNLFRTQSLTEYNATKQDTYPCPLHENREYEFYRSKHHFRRAVSSTNWFSSVSCTDKAATSLSFDNWENYPLCWLENNLSRSHYRDTACHGRFQMHQKSSPFGRKEEHPSCSDIYQYYNDEVFLSPDAHCEMITSNLNDQQSAHAKNAKLASQCRQSGFQTCVSENRNSVEISSGASSKLLSKNSKDLQSCLPYKSAITSPSINTDVSNESVLLGSRVKMKLVAENSSSATKGSQSQPQPLVTQTNIKKDFKKAASDKVRDLERSGKADQKSIKDIILQPVSQKVDTKNTIDPQISPSNNAAALQNSTSILNSPLSLSSRRQTQLTATREITKNSISKSCKRNLQRKENDLPAHSELNQAPSLLSVDESRRGSFLSNLKQWEHNLFNSAKRKGIKLGSQRAETTDHITPKGESFLVDVLQSSATVHSAPITETLANHQSILPSPPELLSHSSQGSLEDFSHKSYLKSLETPTNSSVNCRVTEAPAEGGKVVELAEIVAKDIPQEKPKDQNIFASKDHNSQLTTGDSQNRNCENIYAHSFDRSPEIAERSLNYFCLERENGKARQNASCTESLYRQGRLLRHTHSSSISGSPCKSNPKSLEPPVVYYTLPRKSASIAGSVMSDMSISFPKSKTARWDHVEKQNSDRTAAFSFNQEDKISSLGSAHSSIRQIPLDGITDIKGNVLQIKDHPLSLNRSPNHSISGSTVVSESDGLTEREKLVNKKESPVFSDCLEKEMGDSLQKYRTISTFTVSGDEDHVEYHELVSIYYTLPRSHSRTLCNLFLDDPERTALPLFTEKSKSPKMPNKNSEVHMGLANVAFPSTLEKERPPHTPDQTPAASMTPQNAKTGAIDTDQESSHFSPSTEKVCTSQSMSIVHNKKDISPGLALKESTSVLPDMVTSDISIRDPESTAEADTFVKAISTVSHNQNIDICFSSGKESKEKEDILHTDTPLISTLSTPQKPKDPPENVFNFTSAINNTNRVQNRDSKNCQQSIKVGGSNNQNILPPQLDKNSFHEGKSHIESAVNKTPITSAESKSRHDAGAKERSDFQQQSISLYNNKCTGFQLGAESSRNSTDEALISDRQMLQNSHNKPFQLGTVSAAKPVLQPAKTGIPDTHELVSPKTKQEQISLNTQMDKDCTSLQKAVTYSEDKLSSVTQDLQSAVNKNKLRSDGTREKVSNIEKRKNRPSVKNEVAAIYKTSRKFSSKNVNPKPHVSNIFSQNDGGTTLLEINMTHSTLRSPASTQPFLQTGNEDQNQNLTPGVCNSPVHKISEKNKRSQANDDSPLLVKNKNQGPFANSCNQRREVNNPKQNENEVESMLSPTTLFPKERAARSKNSQTLGQGLENRNQTIFSRATEADSGNQKRTSTGSSYDPLLLPFLTDKNSNPFIKNMQASVCIQKQVLSPDERDHDQNHHRSKSLKNAHLHSNQSRVSHAKNQRERHFSESTYTQDSHDNPGSGSNCLPKESRYSRKFKSYSELCSCDENENWASYDKRKTTYGTSRVMYPSIEFGIFGKEQQLAFLENIKRSLTEGRLWRPCLLKNPGFLRSEETDSLKRAELLSSSSARTKMSVDASSPRDPIDIYGEELMVYSDSDTDTTTDDEYYICETDKESEL; this is encoded by the exons caAACTTCAGAAGAAAAAGCAAGATGTAACTGGACTACAGGGAGTGACAGGAGAATGGTTTGaagaaatacagagaaaaaaattTCTGAATGAAACTGACGTTAACAGAATGTTAAAACGACCACTAGCACATTGGCTAAGAAAGACATCAAGAAATG attcTAAAGAGTTTAAAATGTCATCTCCCCAAAATCCACAAGCGCAAAAGAATGTCTCACCTTCCATTCTGGGATTCAGAACTCCTTTCGCTTCACTCTTCTCCTTCAAAAAATCAAGGAAGCACAGTTTAAAGCATCAGACTCGGCAGCAGCCACG ATATGACAGCTTTGCTCTGGGCGCTCATACTTCTTCCAAACTTGAGGAAATGGCACAG GCTGAAATATGCAACTCATCTTTACCAGCTGAACTACCTGGTAATTTATTTGATGCAACTCAAGCTGAAATGATGGAGGACAGTGCACCTATATGGAATGAACAGCTAGAAAAAGAGTTCTTCCGTG TTCTAGGTGATCTGGATGACCAGCTGGCACAGGAACAAGCCCAAGATTCAGTGAACAGAAAGCGTCTAGTTGACAGTGGACCAAGAGCACAATATCTGTTTCCCAGTACAAGCAGACAGACTGCTATTAGGGGACGACACAGAAATAACTGCAGTGAAACACCCAGCACATTTTTCTCTGATGCAACAAGAACAATAAGAGCCAAAGAGGATCATAAAATTTTCTACAGACCAAGGAAATTTTATGATACATATATGAACAGACGCCATTCAGCCTCTAAAGAAGATTACATGCACAAGGATTCATTAGACAGTAGTTATCCTGTTCTGAGCAGAAGGCTGTCTTCTGTATCTTTTGGAGAGTCCTCAGAAGGTAGCTTGCATCTTCCTTCCATAAGACAGGGCAGTGGATTTGGACACAACAGTTATATAGGCAAGAGTACAGTTGGGAGAAGTTACTCTGTGTGTTCTCTTCAGAGATATCCATCTTCTGCATCCCCTGACCCATTTTCAACAACTAGTTTACAAAATCTATTGGCAACAGAGAACAACAGTGGATTTGTACAAAGGAACAATCGGCAAACCCCAAAGCGAATTCCCCTCTCTTCTATTGTATGGAATAAACCATATACTTCTGGACATACATCAAATCAAGACAATCTTTTTAGGACTCAATCATTAACGGAATATAATGCCACAAAACAGGATACATATCCTTGCCCTCTGCATGAAAACAGAGAATATGAATTTTACCGGTCAAAACACCATTTCAGAAGAGCTGTGTCAAGTACTAATTGGTTTAGTAGCGTCAGTTGCACAGACAAAGCTGCTACTTCACTATCCTTTGATAACTGGGAGAATTATCCATTATGCTGGTTGGAAAACAACCTCTCTAGGTCCCACTATAGAGATACAGCTTGTCATGGTAGGTTCCAAATGCACCAAAAGAGTTCTCCTTTTGGAAGAAAAGAGGAGCACCCTTCCTGTTCTGATATTTATCAGTACTACAATGATGAAGTGTTTCTTTCCCCTGATGCTCACTGTGAAATGATTACATCTAATTTAAATGACCAGCAAAGTGCACATGCAAAGAATGCTAAACTTGCTTCACAGTGCCGTCAGAGTGGCTTTCAAACATGTGtgtcagagaacagaaacagtGTGGAGATATCAAGTGGTGCAAGTAGTAAACTGCTTTCAAAGAATTCAAAAGACCTTCAGAGCTGTCTCCCTTATAAATCTGCCATTACTTCACCCAGCATCAACACAGATGTGTCTAATGAGTCTGTCTTACTGGGTTCAAGGGTCAAAATGAAATTGGTAGCAGAGAACAGCAGTTCTGCCACTAAGGGTTCCCAAAGCCAGCCACAGCCTTTGGTTACCCAAACGAATATTAAGAAAGACTTTAAAAAAGCTGCTTCAGACAAGGTCAGAGACTTGGAACGATCAGGCAAGGCAGACCAGAAGAGTATTAAAGACATAATATTACAGCCAGTTTCTCAGAAAGTGGATACAAAAAATACCATTGATCCCCAGATTTCTCCTTCTAATAATGCTGCTGCCTTGCAAAACAGCACATCTATTCTTAATTCACCTCTCTCACTGAGTTCACGCAGACAAACCCAGCTCACCGCCACCAGAGAGATTACAAAAAATAGCATATCAAAGAGTTGTAAAAGAAACCtacaaagaaaggaaaatgatCTTCCTGCTCACAGTGAACTTAATCAGGCCCCTTCTCTTCTGTCAGTTGATGAGAGCAGAAGGGGATCGTTTCTTTCAAATCTAAAGCAATGGGAACATAATCTTTTtaattcagcaaaaagaaaaggcattaAATTAGGAAGCCAGAGAGCAGAAACTACTGATCATATCACTCCTAAGGGAGAGTCTTTCCTGGTAGATGTTCTACAAAGTAGTGCAACAGTTCATTCTGCTCCAATTACTGAAACATTGGCAAACCATCAAAGCATATTGCCCAGTCCTCCAGAACTTCTGTCTCATAGTTCACAAGGCTCTCTAGAAGACTTTTCTCATAAGAGCTATCTGAAATCTTTAGAAACTCCAACTAATTCTTCAGTGAATTGCAGAGTTACTGAAGCTCCAGCAGAAGGTGGGAAAGTAGTTGAGTTGGCAGAAATTGTTGCAAAAGATATTCCCCAGGAAAAACCCAAAGATCAAAATATTTTTGCCAGTAAGGACCATAATAGTCAATTAACTACTGGTGATTCACAAAACAGGAACTGTGAGAATATTTATGCACATAGTTTTGACAGAAGCCCAGAGATTGCAGAACGTAGTTTAAACTATTTTTGTttggaaagagaaaatggaaaagcAAGACAAAATGCATCTTGTACTGAAAGTCTCTATAGGCAAGGAAGGTTACTGAGACACACACATAGTAGCAGCATTTCTGGCTCTCCTTGTAAAAGCAACCCTAAGTCTCTGGAGCCTCCTGTCGTTTATTACACTTTACCTAGAAAATCAGCTAGCATTGCTGGCAGTGTAATGTCAGATATGTCCATCTCTTTCCCTAAAAGCAAAACAGCCAGGTGGGATCATGTAGAGAAGCAGAACTCAGACAGAACTGCTGCCTTTTCTTTTAATCAAGAAGATAAAATATCTTCTTTAGGATCAGCACATTCTTCAATAAGACAAATACCTTTAGATGGTATTACAGATATCAAAGGAAATGTCCTGCAAATTAAGGATCACCCTTTGTCTCTAAACAGGAGCCCTAACCACTCCATAAGTGGAAGTACAGTAGTCTCTGAATCAGATGgacttacagagagagagaaacttgtaAACAAAAAAGAATCCCCTGTATTTTCAGACTGTTTGGAAAAGGAAATGGGGGATTCTTTGCAGAAATATAGAACTATTAGCACATTTACAGTTTCTGGTGATGAGGATCATGTTGAATATCACGAGTTGGTTTCAATTTATTACACCTTACCACGGAGTCATTCAAGAACATTGTGTAACCTCTTTCTAGACGATCCAGAGAGGACAGCTTTACCTCTTTTCACAGAAAAATCTAAATCACCAAAAATGCCAAACAAGAACTCTGAAGTTCATATGGGTTTAGCAAATGTAGCTTTTCCTAGCACCTTAGAAAAAGAGAGACCCCCACATACTCCTGATCAAACTCCTGCAGCTTCAATGACACCCCAGAATGCAAAGACAGGAGCTATTGACACTGATCAGGAAAGCTCACATTTTTCTCCCAGCACTGAGAAAGTATGTACTTCACAATCAATGAGCATTGTACATAATAAGAAAGATATTTCACCAGGGCTTGCATTAAAAGAAAGCACATCTGTACTTCCTGACATGGTGACATCAGACATTTCTATTCGTGATCCAGAATCCACTGCAGAAGCAGATACTTTTGTTAAGGCAATTTCTACTGTTTCACACAACCAAAATATTGATATATGCTTTTCTTCAGGTAAAGAAAGTAAAGAGAAGGAGGACATATTGCATACTGATACACCGTTAATCTCCACTTTGTCAACCCCCCAAAAACCCAAAGACCCTCCAGagaatgtttttaattttacttcTGCAATTAATAATACTAATCGTGTGCAAAACAGAGACTCCAAAAATTGCCAGCAATCTATTAAAGTAGGAGGGAGTAACAATCAGAATATTTTACCACCCCAGTTAGATAAAAATAGTTTCCATGAAGGAAAAAGTCATATAGAGTCTGCAGTCAATAAAACACCAATAACCTCTGCTGAAAGTAAATCTAGACATGATGCAGGAGCCAAAGAGAGATCAGATTTTCAACAGCAAAGCATTTCCCTATATAACAATAAATGTACTGGATTTCAATTAGGAGCTGAAAGTTCCAGAAATAGCACCGATGAAGCATTAATTTCTGATAGACAAATGCTTCAAAATTCACATAACAAACCATTTCAGCTTGGCACGGTTTCTGCAGCTAAACCTGTACTTCAACCAGCCAAAACAGGTATCCCAGACACACATGAGTTAGTGAGCCCCAAAACTAAACAAGAGCAAATATCCCTGAACACTCAGATGGACAAAGATTGCACTAGTTTGCAGAAAGCTGTGACGTACAGTGAAGATAAACTCTCCAGTGTCACACAGGATCTGCAAAGTGCAGTGAACAAAAATAAGCTTAGGTCTGATGGCACTAGAGAGAAAGTCAGTAAtatagaaaaaaggaaaaacaggcCCTCAGTTAAAAATGAAGTGGCAGCCATTTACAAAACAAGCCGAAAATTTTCTAGTAAAAATGTAAACCCCAAACCACACGTAAGTAATATATTTTCACAGAATGATGGAGGTACCACTTTGTTAGAGATTAACATGACCCACAGCACATTGCGTTCCCCTGCTTCTACCCAGCCATTTCTGCAAACTGGGAATGAAGACCAGAATCAAAATCTGACCCCTGGTGTTTGTAACAGCCCTGTTCACAAAATATCTGAGAAGAATAAGAGATCACAAGCTAATGATGACTCTCCGTTGTTAGTTAAAAACAAGAATCAAGGGCCTTTTGCAAATTCATGCAACCAGAGAAGAGAAGTCAACAATCCCAAACAAAACGAGAATGAAGTGGAAAGCATGCTGAGCCCCACAACCCTATTTCCAAAGGAAAGAGCTGCAAGAAGTAAAAATTCCCAAACACTTGGCCAGGGGTTGGAAAACAGAAATCAGACCATCTTTTCCAGAGctactgaagcagattcaggcaATCAAAAGAGAACAAGTACTGGTAGTTCCTATGATCCTCTACTGTTGCCATTTTTAACTGACAAAAACTCCAACCCGTTTATAAAAAATATGCAGGCAAGTGTTTGTATTCAGAAACAGGTCCTTTCCCCAGATGAGCGTGATCATGATCAAAACCACCATCGGTCAAAGAGTTTAAAAAATGCACACCTGCACAGTAATCAGTCACGCGTAAGTCATGCAAAGAATCAACGTGAACGTCACTTTTCTGAAAGCACCTATACTCAAGATTCCCATGACAACCCTGGCTCTGGAAGTAACTGTCTACCTAAAGAAAGCAGGTACAGTAGAAAGTTTAAATCTTATTCCGAGCTGTGTTCTTgtgatgaaaatgaaaactggGCTTCGTATGATAAGAGGAAGACCACCTACGGCACTAGCCGTGTGATGTATCCTTCTATTGAGTTTGGTATATTTGGAAAAGAACAACAACTGGCGTTCCTGGAAAATATCAAGCGATCGCTCACAGAAGGGAGATTATGGAGACCATGTCTTCTTAAAAACCCTGGGTTTCTGAGAAGTGAAGAGACTGATTCTTTAAAGAGGGCTGAGCTCTTGAGCTCAAGTTCTGCTAGGACCAAAATGTCAGTAGATGCTTCATCCCCAAGAGACCCAATTGACATCTATGGAGAAGAACTAATGGTTTATTCAGACTCAGACACTGATACCACCACAGATGATGAATACTATATTTGTGAGACTGATAAAGAATCAGAATTGTGA